The following proteins are co-located in the Candidatus Aegiribacteria sp. genome:
- a CDS encoding ATP-binding protein: MVIAVASGKGGTGKTMVAVSLALAVSEEKTGLRPLLLDCDVEEPNAGLFLDPDYSLQRETGVLVPEVDDDRCTYCGLCAEVCVWNAIAVAGSKTLVFRDMCHGCASCMLVCPENAISEILHVTGKIEGGTALSLDFARGVMNIGQAMPVPTISSLLKEYLSQEREGLVIIDAPPGTSCPVVEAVGRSDYVILVTEPTPFGLHDLKAAVDVVVNQLGIRAGVIINRDGIGDMKVEEYCNSENLPILARIPMDRKIAEVLSEGTPLIHGYPEYGKVFLDILGRIRKEISP, translated from the coding sequence ATGGTAATAGCAGTAGCAAGCGGCAAAGGCGGAACAGGTAAAACCATGGTGGCGGTCAGTCTTGCTCTCGCCGTTTCGGAAGAGAAGACCGGTTTGCGTCCTCTTCTTCTCGATTGCGATGTGGAAGAACCCAATGCCGGTCTCTTTCTTGATCCCGACTACAGTCTACAAAGAGAGACCGGTGTACTGGTTCCGGAAGTTGATGATGACAGATGCACATACTGTGGCCTATGCGCTGAAGTCTGCGTCTGGAACGCTATCGCCGTTGCCGGCAGTAAAACTCTTGTATTCCGGGATATGTGTCATGGCTGTGCCAGCTGTATGCTTGTCTGTCCGGAAAACGCAATCAGTGAAATACTGCATGTTACCGGTAAAATAGAGGGAGGAACGGCCCTCTCATTAGATTTCGCAAGGGGAGTCATGAATATCGGTCAGGCGATGCCTGTTCCGACAATTTCCTCTCTATTAAAGGAATACCTCTCTCAAGAGCGGGAAGGTCTTGTGATAATAGATGCCCCGCCGGGAACATCCTGTCCTGTTGTGGAAGCCGTAGGCAGAAGTGATTACGTTATACTCGTAACAGAGCCGACTCCCTTTGGACTGCATGATCTGAAAGCTGCGGTCGATGTCGTTGTGAATCAGCTCGGTATCAGGGCAGGAGTAATAATCAACAGGGATGGAATCGGCGACATGAAGGTGGAGGAATACTGCAATTCAGAAAATCTCCCAATCCTTGCCAGAATCCCAATGGATCGGAAAATAGCAGAAGTGCTTTCAGAGGGGACTCCCCTGATTCATGGTTATCCGGAGTATGGGAAAGTATTCCTGGATATCCTTGGCAGAATTCGAAAAGAGATATCTCCATGA
- a CDS encoding ATP-binding protein: MRQIVVLSGKGGTGKTSLTAALAHLAFEENELVLADADVDAANLEILLKPELMEEHSFEGGYKAEIDNDNCNGCGRCFDVCRYDAVIPPSPSQETSEYRIDRISCEGCNSCLYQCPVSAVSSHRAIAGKWFLSRSLYGPLFHAEMKAGEENSGKLVTIVKNAAFGACEKAGCTLLIVDGPPGIGCPVIAASAGADLAFISTEPGVSAIHDLSRILGTVRHFGITPAVCINRSDINSAKTTEIEAFCRAENIILLGRIPYDDSVTIAMSKGMPVTAYDPETPASVAIREIWKILSALLQSSAFPELP, translated from the coding sequence ATGAGGCAAATCGTCGTACTCAGTGGAAAGGGAGGAACCGGTAAGACTTCTCTGACCGCAGCCCTTGCACATCTCGCTTTCGAAGAGAATGAACTTGTTCTCGCCGACGCAGATGTGGATGCTGCCAATCTGGAAATTCTTCTGAAACCTGAATTGATGGAAGAACATTCTTTCGAGGGTGGTTATAAGGCTGAAATTGATAATGACAACTGTAACGGTTGTGGAAGATGCTTTGATGTGTGCAGATATGACGCGGTAATTCCACCTTCTCCCTCTCAGGAGACAAGTGAATACAGAATAGACAGAATAAGCTGTGAGGGATGTAACTCCTGTCTTTATCAGTGCCCTGTGAGCGCGGTCAGCAGCCACAGAGCAATAGCGGGAAAGTGGTTCCTGTCCAGATCTCTATATGGCCCTCTTTTTCACGCAGAAATGAAAGCAGGAGAAGAGAACTCCGGAAAGCTTGTAACCATTGTAAAAAATGCAGCCTTCGGAGCCTGTGAAAAAGCGGGATGTACACTTCTTATAGTTGATGGTCCACCTGGAATCGGCTGTCCGGTGATAGCGGCCTCCGCAGGCGCTGATCTTGCCTTTATTTCAACAGAACCAGGGGTTTCCGCCATTCATGATCTTTCAAGAATACTCGGAACGGTAAGACATTTCGGAATAACCCCGGCAGTATGTATCAACAGGAGCGACATAAATTCGGCTAAAACCACTGAAATAGAGGCGTTCTGCAGGGCGGAGAACATCATACTTCTGGGCAGAATTCCGTACGATGATTCGGTAACAATTGCCATGTCGAAAGGGATGCCTGTAACTGCATATGATCCTGAAACTCCCGCTTCAGTAGCTATCAGGGAAATCTGGAAAATTCTTTCGGCTCTGCTGCAATCCTCTGCCTTTCCGGAATTGCCGTAG